CAATGCTTAATCACCTGCCTCAAATCCTCAAAACTCCAATCCCTTCTCATCCCAGGGCTCCTCGCCAATTTTGGCGAATCAGTCAGGAAGTCCATCGGACCACTATTATGAATCCTACGAGAACCTTTTTTCGCCTTATTTTCTTTTCCCACGAGTGATCGAGCCCTCGTTGTTTCAAATCTCGGCTTTTGTACCAAGTTTCCCGACCATTTCCTCTCGATTCCGCCTGAAAAAAGGCGAAAATTCGACTTTTCGTGaacattattgatttttttcctTAGTTCCTCATGTGAATCTGTTCTTTTTAGAACTTGGCAGGTCAAGCAATTGAGAGTCATTGTTgtataaaagaagaagaagaagagaaaaggtTTAGAAGGTAATAAAAAATGCATAGGATATGAAGAAATTGATATgtaaataataatgataataataattgaatttttgaggatATTGAGGTGTTAAGGGttggttgttttaatttttatttttctcccattttattggagatgttAAATGTCTTGTGTTAATAATGTCCATTCTTTTTTGGTTTATGCCCTATAAAAAAGGTGAATCAATCTTTTAGGGTAATGTCTATTATTATTCGTAATATTAATCGAAAAATCCTCGAGAGCCAATAATGCACAGGTGAATAATGAATCTATCCCTTTTCTCATCTTCGTTTAAgtattaagcttttgtttgggATATGATTGAAATTCATGACATGAGCTTTATTCCAAAACTTCAGGGCTTGTAACTCTTATTAATCTTATCTTGTGTTGCtatgaaatttgaaataattgTAAAAGCTACCATTTTTAATTAAGTCTGATAAGGATAAAATGTACACATACCATATTTTTTATGATGGGATTTAAGTTGTGAATTTTCGTGTttaaacaattttatttttcgtTTTGGTTTACTATCCGGTATTCGAAATTTAtattgagatttgattaaatTCGAATTTGCGTTGAAAATTCTTACATTGGAAAAGGTAATTTCATACCATATCTTGAAGCCGAGATctatagttaataattaataatgaaagagtacttatcaaaataatatatataataaagctAGATATAGACAAGGTAATGTGGTACATCTCTATGGCCTTCAtttctatttatcttttttctcttttttttgagCATTTGTTAGTTTTTCTCCTCATTTTAATGtagttattatttatataattattgaatAATTAATGTTTTGttgtaaataaattatattaatgttGATGTCCATAACTTTAAGGTGTAATTCTATCATTATGTGTAATAATACCCACACCTCCACCACCTCCTCATTTATTTTCTATATACACCCCTTAATCATCTCCCCCACAATCTCAAGGATTAATGTCATGTTTATTGTTATCTTTTCGTATGACTCTATGTAACAATATAAATAGAGGTCTTTAAGATTTTGTTATACACTTAAATATTTGGGAAACACTTGAAAGAATAAGAAAACTTTCATCTTGTCTCTCTTCATTTTTTATATACTTGTATTACCTATGATACATTTCTCATAGCTATTggatattattaatattttttacttttggtTTCAAGTttcaatatgtatatgtatttttgTAATAACTTTGAGTAGCGATTGTTTTTTATGTTGAATTGAGACTCTATGTATGTACACTTTCGTCATACATTTATCATTTTTGTATAGAGAAAATTTTTATATGCTCTTGATTtgcctttattttttttcttaaataatttCTTTGTACTTTTTcatggttataattattttctatcaACTCTttgaatttataaatttttcatCAAATAAGTGAGGTAGATTTATAATATACTAATCTCAGAACGTTTTGTTTTCTTAAAATTCTTAGTTTCTTTCCAtcttttcattaataatatttaacaatttattttttcaataaaaaagatttaatttttttcattcgaTTTTCAAAAAGAGGAAGGAAAAAACTTAACAATACAGAaaagatcaaaagatgaatgCTTTCAGGAAGGAAAAAATATGTCAAGACAGAAATAATGACAATTTCATCACCATCCAGATCACCATCATCTTAAAACTTGACTTGTTTTAGAAAGATTATGTGAACACATTCCTATTCAATAAGCTAAATATATGCATTGACAATTTCCagatatttttaagttaatgCATAATCTTATATAAATAGGCATACACAAAATGATATGATACTTctctataaattaaaatatcgtTACACACTCCGTCCACTTACCActgtaaatgtgaaaaaatattggtacgtaatatttataatagaaggtttaattcaatttattttattaatacgccataaaattcttctaaaattaatagtttattgtatttatattctTTTTGGGGTGATACAATGAGGTGtgttttttgagaaatttttgaTATCATATTTTCATGCAATTATTTCTTGAATAgcaaaaaaagggcagcccggtgcactaaggctcccgctatgcgcagggtccggggaagggcctgaccacaagggtctattgtacgcagccttaccttgcatttctgccagaggctgtttccaaggcttgaacccgtgacctcctggtcacatggcaaaGACTAAATAAACTGGTAACTTGGGTGGACAAATATATagtcaaagatttttcaaaaagttattttcatacatattatttcatatttgcttaaaataaaatatagatagTAACTATTGgtttaatatttaaaaacttaAGGTTCGAAAAAGATGCTTGGTGGATGTTATGATTTCTTCTGTTTAGATAACACgtttgaaagaaatatttaaaataaattgattctaataaaaatatactttttgataattttaatattatttgaatattataagaaaaatatagatcGTAAATTTGATGGGCATTTGTCCAAATATAATTagaaatcaaatatttttcactttataagaaatgtttaaaattgaagttgtgTTTGGTTATATTTTTTCACAAATGTTAGAAAAtagcattttatttgaaattctgAATATGGAATAGTTGAGAAgtttttcaaattcatatttCAACTTAAAgtttaatttgaaattttcatgatcacaattaatttttaaataaaataaaaattatttcaaaatgaagattaatttataattttatatgacCAAATgcataatgtattttttttactcCACGCAGAGTGCGGATAAGTTCACTAGTATTTTATAAAAGCCAATCTTCACCTACACAAAAGCAAAAAATATCCACCTACCCTACACTGACTTCCCAACTCTATACATTTATACTGTGGGCTCATTCATGAACTAAATagaattgtatttatatttactaaatactttatttataaatttgcgtaaagaaaaataaaaaagagttcAGAACAATAACTACAACAACATATTTAGGGTAATTTCGTAAgtgaaatttaagaaaagtaGTGTTTACATATTCTTATTCCTACCTTGTAaaggtaaaaaaattattttcaatagatCATTGACTCAAGTAAATcatattaaaatcaaatatgAAAAGGAAATACAGTAACAACACCAAGTAATACGATAatcaaaactaaataaataataataaaattgaagacgaagaaaaaagagagataataatcataatataaaaaaaaaactagacaATATTCGATTATCGACCAACCTTTTACTCAAATTCTCGACCTTCGTATCCTTCCATCGAGAGTTTAGAGTaaacaaataaatgtgaacaCATAAGGGACCCATCAGAGTGTAAACAAAAAATGTGAACACTAtaataatatatgtaaaaatgaatttcacatgTAAAACATGAtcattttcaaattaattaattatattcaaCAATTAAATTTTGATCTTCAAGTCAATTTTATCTGGTCAATAAAATTCGTTTTAAACTTGAGTCtaataattttctttcatttttaattaaaatataataaaggaTGGTGTAGATGattttgttcatatttattcttTGGGTATATAGTTATATACTGACAATATACAATCAgacttatttatattataatgatcaaagtttctttgaaattgaattttcaTATTATGTTACATGTAATATAATGGTATTTCGTTAACGATGCCAATAAGAGATTTGAGTGTATATATTCTTAAACTATAACTTAACTACAAAGTGATTTTGGGGcttgagaaaaataataaatacctGGCCGTAAAATTTaactatttattatatataaatttaatctatttttttataatttttttattaattttttttttaaaattgtacaGTCTACAACAAGCTTTTATAAAAACCTCAAACAAAACGAATCTTTGTCACATCTATCAATTGCCCTGTCTATTTTGTTAACAAATATATACTCTTTATCACACAATTCATAgaactaaaataataatattttcttcgtctcaaaataattttttgaatgttaaattatatatattttaaataaataatttttaattatattaatataaaaaattattatattctttaaatagtttttatgtatctaaatttctatttttaattttttattaatttaatataatttgaatttaaaaattaataaagttTGTGCCTAAATTGACTGAACTTAAAACGCTTGTGTCACTTCAACTTAAATGATATGActttataacaataatatatactttttaaatatttcttgGTCCAATGAATACAACTAGGATTTAACCAAATTCAATGAATTTTCTCTAAATGAAAATGTAGCCCTACACTTTTGTTTGGTGCTTTCTTCTAGAATAAAACAAGCAACTAATTATAAACCTTTTCgtcttttatgattttttcatctgattttttatatttatatatttatatcaaaaaCCTCATATTAAAAAGTAAAACATTTTCTAATAATGATTACATACCCAATAACTAATATATCAATCATAATTAAATTGGAAATGCTcgaccaaaaatatatttttttttccttgaaaAATTAACTAGTAGTAATACATATCACTTAATGCGTAGTCGATTCGCCCTCTATACTTCTTCACTGAAATGAAGTTTTTACGATTAAGGGCGTcacaataaaattaataattaaaaataaaatttttaatatatttattgttttaaATGAGGTATTTTCAAGTGACATAAATTATTTAGTTAACCTCACACAGTAATATAAAATTAAGGATTAATTCTACTTAATCGATGCTAGTCATGACTCATGTGTTTGCTATACATTACTttgaatattattataaaaaaattatttataaagatttgagttatttaattaatttaaagttctaaaatatttttggtaaaaggtttttctttctttctttttttcttcaaaataaataaattttgaatcctttttttttaataatcttCAACATTGGTTTAAgtgataataaaattataaaattcaccattaaatttcttttggaaCCTAAAACAAACTCTTTACTAGCTTCACTTTAATTCACCCTGATTTATAATGTACGCGTCTAGTCCACACATCACGCGTTAACCTTAATAAAAACTACTTTCTTCCAATGTGACTAATTTTTGAAACTTTGGTTGTAGAGACATTTAAAAGAAAGTGTTGGATTTAAAACAGATGTTAAAAAATATAAGTTGACTTATTATATCCTTGAGTACATACTAAATCTTCCATGCATGGATAATTGTATGGATCGATGAACTTACTAACCTTGATCATTAGAAAGGGCGAGCGTGTTGTTGGTGATAGTTTTGTGCTTGTGATGGTAGGAGACGACAAATATCCTGAAATAACGGTGATAGTTTGGTACCGGTGATGATGGAAGACAAAAGATAACCAACAAAAATAGGGAGTCTAAAGATTGAATATACTCTCTCTGTCCCAAAATAAGTATCGCCAATTGAATGAAAATTgctaat
The genomic region above belongs to Solanum dulcamara chromosome 5, daSolDulc1.2, whole genome shotgun sequence and contains:
- the LOC129889802 gene encoding uncharacterized protein LOC129889802, whose translation is MTLNCLTCQVLKRTDSHEELRKKINNVHEKSNFRLFSGGIERKWSGNLVQKPRFETTRARSLVGKENKAKKGSRRIHNSGPMDFLTDSPKLARSPGMRRDWSFEDLRQVIKH